The following are from one region of the Amedibacterium intestinale genome:
- a CDS encoding pseudouridine synthase produces the protein MRLDKYLAHAQVGTRKEVKLLIRKKHVTVNGEIVIKDDVHIDEVHDVVCVDGEEIYYETMVYLMLNKPSGVISATVDEVHETVLDCIGASLPKDCFPVGRLDIDTEGLLLITNDGKLSHFLLSPKHHVKKTYYVEMKNILSKEDIEILENGSIVLDEKVIKPAKVEVIDDYHCYLTIEEGRYHQVKRMMSAVGNEVLYLKRISMGSLRLDENLQTGEWRWLSEEEVQALKNK, from the coding sequence ATGAGATTAGATAAATATCTTGCTCATGCACAAGTGGGCACTAGAAAAGAAGTGAAACTTCTGATTCGAAAAAAACATGTAACAGTAAATGGAGAAATCGTTATAAAAGATGATGTTCATATTGATGAAGTTCATGATGTTGTTTGCGTTGATGGAGAAGAAATTTATTATGAAACTATGGTATATCTTATGTTAAACAAACCAAGTGGTGTCATTAGCGCAACCGTAGATGAGGTTCATGAAACAGTACTGGATTGTATTGGTGCTTCGCTGCCAAAAGACTGTTTTCCAGTTGGAAGACTAGATATAGATACGGAAGGGTTATTGCTGATTACAAATGATGGAAAACTTTCCCATTTCTTGTTGTCACCAAAACACCATGTGAAGAAAACATATTATGTAGAAATGAAAAATATCTTATCAAAAGAAGATATTGAAATTTTAGAAAATGGGAGTATCGTATTAGATGAGAAAGTGATTAAACCTGCAAAAGTTGAAGTGATAGATGATTATCATTGTTATTTAACAATTGAAGAAGGAAGATATCATCAGGTAAAACGAATGATGTCAGCTGTAGGTAATGAAGTCCTTTATTTGAAACGTATTTCTATGGGCTCTTTACGGCTAGATGAAAACTTGCAAACAGGTGAGTGGAGATGGCTTAGTGAAGAGGAAGTACAGGCTTTAAAAAACAAATAG
- a CDS encoding sporulation protein Cse60, translated as MKVKVFDEEHEDDLTQAINAFFKEHPNIKMKDIRFSTAACIYEETQIYCFSALLVYEE; from the coding sequence ATGAAGGTAAAGGTATTTGATGAAGAACATGAAGATGATTTAACGCAGGCAATCAATGCTTTTTTCAAGGAGCATCCGAATATAAAGATGAAAGATATTCGTTTTTCTACAGCAGCATGTATATATGAGGAAACACAAATTTACTGTTTTTCTGCTTTGCTGGTTTATGAGGAATAA
- a CDS encoding DUF1540 domain-containing protein: MQNKTEILCSVRNCVYHNQDRCHAQTIRVDCDNCVMPNDCHETKCQSFRCKDGK; this comes from the coding sequence ATGCAGAACAAAACTGAAATTTTATGCAGTGTAAGAAATTGTGTATATCACAATCAGGACCGCTGCCATGCACAGACCATTCGTGTGGATTGTGATAACTGTGTAATGCCAAATGACTGTCATGAAACAAAATGTCAGTCTTTCCGTTGCAAAGATGGAAAATAA
- the asnB gene encoding asparagine synthase (glutamine-hydrolyzing) translates to MCGFVGFIDKNNIETKKIALENMMNRIIHRGPDSAGTYVDEKAALGFRRLSIIDLEHGSQPIYNENKDLVIVFNGEIYNFQEIKEDLVSKGHTFLTHTDTEVIIHGFEEYGKDIVTKLRGMFAFVIWNTKTNVMFGARDMFGIKPFYYSNTEDAFLFGSEIKSFIEHPCFHKEMNKSALKPYLTFQYSALNETFFKGVYKLEPGHCFTYANGKMEIETYHSFQFHREEKSFASYVEEIEKVMRDSVKYHKISDVKVGSFLSGGVDSSYITECLRPDQTFSVGFENKGFSEVGYAEELSEILGIKNVNKTIQPDEFFDEMENIQYYSDEPHANLSAVPLYFLSRLAKEHVTVVLSGEGADELFGGYDSYALSDMEKKYRKLPKGLRHALGNFATHLPKFRGRDFMERNGLNVEDWYIGQAHIFDEKDAVKVLTPNYQKAPSLHEITKPYFDKVKDADELTKKQYLDLHLWQPNDILLKADKMTMAHSLELRVPFLDKKVMELASKIPSEYKLQNGLTKYVLRESAYKVLPEEWAKRPKKGFPVPFSKWILEEKYYKRVKDVFTMDFVSEFFDKERINKLLDDHYHQKTNNGRKVYTIYTFLLWYKVYFIDEK, encoded by the coding sequence ATGTGTGGATTTGTAGGATTTATTGATAAAAACAATATAGAAACAAAGAAAATAGCTTTAGAAAATATGATGAATCGTATTATTCATCGCGGGCCGGACAGTGCTGGAACTTATGTTGATGAAAAAGCAGCATTAGGTTTTCGTCGTTTAAGTATTATAGATTTAGAACATGGAAGTCAGCCTATCTATAATGAAAACAAAGATCTTGTCATCGTTTTTAATGGAGAAATTTACAACTTCCAGGAAATCAAGGAAGATTTGGTTTCAAAAGGACATACCTTTCTTACACATACAGATACAGAAGTTATAATTCATGGATTTGAAGAATATGGGAAAGATATCGTTACAAAATTAAGAGGGATGTTTGCATTTGTTATATGGAACACAAAGACAAATGTAATGTTTGGCGCAAGAGATATGTTTGGTATTAAACCATTTTATTATTCAAATACAGAAGATGCATTTCTTTTTGGATCAGAAATCAAATCTTTTATAGAACATCCTTGTTTCCATAAAGAGATGAATAAAAGTGCGTTGAAACCATACTTGACATTCCAGTATTCTGCTTTAAATGAAACTTTCTTTAAAGGTGTATATAAATTAGAACCAGGGCATTGCTTTACGTATGCAAATGGAAAAATGGAAATCGAAACATACCATTCCTTCCAGTTTCATAGGGAAGAAAAAAGCTTTGCTTCTTATGTAGAAGAAATCGAGAAAGTTATGCGTGATTCTGTAAAGTATCATAAAATCAGTGATGTTAAGGTTGGATCATTTCTTTCAGGAGGTGTGGATTCCAGCTATATTACAGAATGCTTGCGTCCAGATCAGACTTTCTCTGTAGGATTTGAAAATAAAGGGTTTAGTGAAGTTGGATATGCAGAAGAATTAAGTGAGATCTTAGGAATTAAAAACGTAAATAAAACGATTCAGCCAGATGAGTTTTTTGATGAAATGGAAAACATTCAGTATTACTCTGATGAACCTCATGCGAATTTATCTGCTGTACCACTTTATTTCTTGTCAAGACTTGCGAAAGAACATGTTACAGTTGTACTTTCTGGTGAAGGAGCAGATGAATTGTTTGGAGGATACGATTCTTATGCACTTAGCGATATGGAAAAGAAATATCGAAAGCTTCCAAAAGGTCTTCGTCATGCTTTAGGAAATTTTGCTACACATCTTCCAAAATTTAGAGGTCGCGACTTCATGGAAAGAAATGGCTTAAATGTAGAAGACTGGTATATTGGACAGGCACATATTTTTGATGAAAAGGATGCCGTTAAAGTATTAACTCCTAATTATCAGAAAGCACCATCTCTGCATGAGATTACAAAACCATATTTTGATAAAGTTAAAGATGCTGATGAATTAACAAAGAAACAGTATCTGGATCTTCATTTATGGCAGCCTAATGACATTTTGTTAAAGGCTGATAAAATGACGATGGCACATTCATTGGAACTTCGTGTACCATTCCTGGATAAAAAAGTTATGGAATTGGCTTCGAAAATCCCAAGTGAGTATAAGTTACAAAATGGACTTACTAAATATGTACTTCGTGAATCTGCTTATAAAGTATTGCCTGAAGAATGGGCAAAACGACCTAAAAAAGGTTTTCCAGTTCCATTCTCAAAATGGATTTTAGAAGAAAAATATTATAAACGAGTAAAAGATGTTTTTACAATGGATTTTGTAAGTGAATTCTTTGATAAGGAACGTATCAATAAATTATTAGATGACCACTATCATCAGAAAACAAATAATGGTCGTAAAGTATATACAATTTATACGTTCTTATTGTGGTATAAAGTATATTTCATAGATGAAAAATAA
- a CDS encoding oligosaccharide flippase family protein has translation MSSNTKKSIIAGALVSSAGIFFSKLIGLLYSIPFNDILGSSVNVLYYGMTQTWYMYLLSVCQAGFPFAIASLVARYVSKGDYETSLYVKKISSRLMISLGFVMMLLLIIFSTPIAEMMISSEGEGNVTDFRWALVASSFALFFVPILSSLRGYYQGLKEMEIYSFSQVLEQLANATFVLVASSVAVYLFCKDHLWAVYFGVFSTSVAAITALIHLKLYDRKRMVQIRELAKKQEMKSSVSAKIIIKELLIVSIPFMLVALMGYSDSIINTFFLSKGLEAHKYSAHEVTVIASVITYSLVKLSSIPMVLGPGFSSAIIPHISSAMAENNTKTVKKNICECIDLVLYIAIPVAFCLFVFAEPLIVTLYPTKVAADIPLAADIVRWFSFVALLNTILPVINSILIATNMRRTSVRNIFIQTIIKFSLSFLSLKYFGYPGLAVSSMIALGTNVVLSIYEMTKVLHINWKYTFHKLIVIAAGCFVIWGVAQIMFMLGFDSEYEAGRMMALIQLLVAGGISALAYFIFTYIFQLPQVLLKLDFNKILAKIKR, from the coding sequence ATGAGTAGTAATACAAAAAAATCAATTATTGCAGGAGCTTTGGTAAGTTCTGCGGGTATCTTTTTTTCAAAATTAATAGGATTGCTGTATTCTATACCGTTTAATGATATTTTAGGTTCTTCTGTCAATGTACTGTACTATGGAATGACACAGACATGGTACATGTATCTTTTAAGTGTATGTCAGGCAGGTTTTCCTTTTGCGATTGCCTCTCTTGTTGCACGTTATGTTAGCAAAGGGGATTATGAAACATCTCTGTATGTAAAAAAGATAAGCAGTCGTTTGATGATATCCCTAGGTTTTGTCATGATGCTTTTGCTGATTATTTTTTCAACACCTATTGCAGAAATGATGATTAGTTCTGAAGGTGAAGGAAATGTTACAGATTTTCGATGGGCTCTTGTTGCATCTAGTTTTGCTTTGTTTTTCGTTCCAATTTTATCAAGCCTTCGTGGATATTATCAAGGTCTAAAAGAAATGGAAATATATTCTTTTTCACAGGTGTTAGAACAGCTTGCCAATGCGACTTTCGTACTGGTGGCATCCAGTGTTGCTGTTTATTTGTTTTGTAAAGATCATTTATGGGCAGTTTATTTTGGTGTTTTCTCAACTAGTGTAGCGGCAATTACAGCATTGATTCATTTAAAATTATATGATCGAAAACGTATGGTGCAGATACGTGAACTTGCCAAAAAACAGGAGATGAAGTCTTCTGTAAGTGCAAAAATTATTATTAAAGAGCTTTTAATTGTTTCTATTCCTTTTATGCTTGTGGCATTAATGGGATATAGCGATAGTATCATCAACACTTTCTTTTTATCAAAAGGATTAGAAGCACATAAATATAGTGCACATGAAGTTACAGTGATTGCTTCTGTAATAACTTACTCTCTTGTTAAATTAAGCAGTATTCCTATGGTTTTAGGACCTGGATTTTCTTCTGCAATCATTCCTCATATTTCAAGTGCAATGGCAGAAAATAATACAAAAACAGTTAAGAAAAATATTTGTGAATGTATTGATCTTGTTTTATACATTGCGATTCCTGTAGCTTTTTGTCTGTTTGTTTTTGCCGAACCTTTAATCGTTACCTTATATCCGACAAAAGTTGCAGCGGATATTCCTTTGGCAGCAGATATTGTACGCTGGTTTTCTTTTGTTGCGTTGTTAAATACGATTCTTCCAGTAATAAATAGTATTTTGATCGCAACAAATATGCGTCGAACATCTGTACGAAATATTTTTATACAAACAATCATTAAATTTTCATTGAGTTTTCTTTCATTGAAATATTTTGGGTATCCAGGTCTTGCTGTTTCTTCAATGATTGCATTAGGAACCAATGTTGTTTTATCAATTTATGAAATGACAAAAGTACTTCATATTAACTGGAAATATACCTTTCATAAATTAATTGTCATTGCAGCTGGCTGTTTTGTTATTTGGGGAGTAGCACAAATAATGTTTATGCTTGGTTTTGATAGTGAATATGAGGCAGGCAGAATGATGGCACTTATCCAATTGCTTGTCGCTGGTGGTATATCTGCTCTTGCATATTTTATATTTACGTATATTTTCCAGCTTCCTCAAGTATTATTGAAATTAGATTTCAACAAAATTTTAGCGAAAATTAAAAGATAA
- the dapA gene encoding 4-hydroxy-tetrahydrodipicolinate synthase, producing the protein MSKIMVALITPFTKQNRVDYDALAHIIERLLQEGADGFVVCGTTAETPTLMEEEKLEILRFVIEKVKHRCEIWMGCGSNCTASTCSMIRRLNSYDIDGYLLVVPYYNKPSQQGIYQHFAACAHVSEKPIMLYNIPSRCKVALAYETLYQLVHDFSNIVALKHANSDFSIVENIKRDVSSFLVYSGEDELLDESIDAGMDGIISVMAHDNLLEMKRFLEEGRKDNVLRKRLKKEASIVFMEPSPACIKYILHKKGECENILRLPMTSITKSTKDVIDAYYKF; encoded by the coding sequence TAGAACGTCTGCTGCAGGAGGGAGCAGATGGATTTGTTGTATGTGGGACGACTGCAGAAACACCGACATTGATGGAAGAAGAAAAGCTAGAGATCCTTCGTTTTGTAATTGAAAAAGTAAAACATCGCTGTGAAATATGGATGGGATGTGGAAGTAATTGTACAGCATCTACCTGTTCCATGATACGCAGATTAAATTCTTATGATATTGATGGTTATTTGCTTGTTGTACCTTATTACAACAAGCCATCTCAACAAGGGATTTATCAGCACTTTGCTGCATGTGCACATGTAAGTGAAAAACCGATCATGCTTTATAATATTCCATCTCGCTGCAAGGTGGCACTTGCCTATGAAACGCTATATCAGCTCGTACATGATTTTTCCAATATTGTAGCTTTGAAACATGCAAACAGTGATTTTTCCATTGTAGAAAACATAAAGAGGGATGTTTCAAGTTTTCTTGTATACAGTGGTGAAGATGAACTTTTGGATGAAAGTATAGATGCTGGCATGGATGGAATTATTTCGGTAATGGCCCATGATAATCTTTTAGAAATGAAACGTTTTTTAGAAGAGGGAAGAAAAGATAATGTTCTTCGAAAACGATTGAAAAAAGAGGCTTCGATTGTATTTATGGAACCTTCACCAGCATGTATAAAATATATTCTTCATAAAAAAGGCGAGTGTGAAAATATCCTTCGTCTTCCAATGACTTCAATAACAAAATCTACAAAAGATGTTATTGATGCATACTATAAATTCTGA